Sequence from the Clostridium saccharobutylicum DSM 13864 genome:
ATTATTACCTTGAGCTCTAAGTCCCAATGCCATTCCAACTGCATTAGATATTCCTTGTCCAAGTGAACCTGTAGAAACATCAACGCCTGGCACATGCTTAGAATCTGGATGTCCTTGAAGAAGTGCTCCAACTTTTCTTAATTTATTTAATTCTTCTTTAGGAAAATAACCTTTTTCAGCCAACACAGAGTAAATTGCTGGAGCTGCATGTCCCTTACTTAAAACAAATCTATCTCTATTAGGATCCTTAGGATTATTAACATCTACATTCATTTTTTCATTATATAGATAAGTTATAATATCACTACAAGATAAAGATCCACCTGGATGCCCTGATTTTGCCTCATAAATCATTTCTACAATATCTTTTTTAACTTCTTTTGATATAGAAATTAATTTTTCTTTGTTCATATCTTCACCAACCAATCGTATTTTTTAGTACCTTAAATACACAAATCAAATTACTTTTATAATGAAATTTTTATTTTAAGATTAACCTAAAGCCACTTTAAACTTTTCATCCATAAAATTTTTTGTGTCAATAATTACATCTTTCCAATCATCATTTCCTGTATACCAAAATTCTGCTGTAAACTTTCTTACTCCAAGTTCCCATGATTTTTTTATTATTTCTTCAAAATTAACATGACCAGTTCCAAAAGTTATTTCTCTAAACTTTCCTGGTACAGTTTCTTTCAAATGTACTGCTGAAATATGTCCTTTTCCTTTACTGAAATCTTCAAGCGGATTTGTCCCATAATTTAATGTAGCATTAGTTACATTTCCACAGTCTGGATAAATCTGAAGGTAAGGAGAATCAACAAGCTTTACAAATTCCATCGCTTTTTCCACTGTATTCATAAACTCTGTTTCCATAGTTTCAAAAGCAAGTATTACTCCCTTACTCGCTGCCATTTCAACAGATTTTATTAAATTTTGCTCAAAAT
This genomic interval carries:
- a CDS encoding transketolase — its product is MNKEKLISISKEVKKDIVEMIYEAKSGHPGGSLSCSDIITYLYNEKMNVDVNNPKDPNRDRFVLSKGHAAPAIYSVLAEKGYFPKEELNKLRKVGALLQGHPDSKHVPGVDVSTGSLGQGISNAVGMALGLRAQGNNAKVYVVLGDGELQEGLVWEASMAAAHYKLDNLIAIIDNNGLQIDGKNEEVMGISPLDKKFESFGWNVIVCEDGNDFDSIHEAFSKVDEVKEKPSVIIAKTVKGKGVSFMENNAGWHGQAPNEEEKNKALSELER
- a CDS encoding L-ribulose-5-phosphate 3-epimerase, whose product is MKEYTLGLYEKSMPNNLTWEEKLNCARECGFDTVEISIDETDEKLSRLDMSKEERKSLIELMFKCGVEIRTMCLSGHRKYPLGSLNEETRNKGMEIMKKAIELSDDLGIKIIQLAGYDVYYEEGNEQTRKYFEQNLIKSVEMAASKGVILAFETMETEFMNTVEKAMEFVKLVDSPYLQIYPDCGNVTNATLNYGTNPLEDFSKGKGHISAVHLKETVPGKFREITFGTGHVNFEEIIKKSWELGVRKFTAEFWYTGNDDWKDVIIDTKNFMDEKFKVALG